TTGGCAACCGCTCTGAAGCCGTGTAACACAATCCAACAAAGCAATTTGCAGTCAAAATTTCGGGCATGTGCCGTTCTAGTTAGAATTTAGGATGTGACTCACTAAGTAATTGTGATTGTTTCTCTATGCAAACACCAGCCAACAGTATTGATCTCATCATGCATAATCTGGCATGACCTTCTTGAGGAATTTAATTGGTTGGGATTCCTCAGGCGCAACCTCATCAAAGGGAACATAGTATCTATCCTTGTCGTAAACATGGCATTTAGTCAGTATTGTCTTCATCAAGCGCCAGTTCCAGCTGGCTTCATTGATGTACTGCAAGTAGAAGGTATCAAGGGAAGAGAAATGAAATAacgttacaaaaaaaaaaaaaaaaaacagtgaaaTGCACCCCAAAAAAATGGGAGAAATATTGAAGTACCTTGCCCCAGTTCTGTTTTATGGAATCATAGGCAGCACGAAGGTTATAACTTGGAATTCTTGGAGAAATATGGTGTGGAACATGTACATTTATGTCATGACAAAGTATCTCTATCCTGTAAAAATCCATTAGTCAGATACAATCCAACTCTACAGAAGCATGTTTCCAAGATAATTTTGACAAAACCAAGACAGTGATTCAGCTTGCTCCAGTTGTACAAATGTTGACACTTATACCCGTATGAACACTTCATGACAAAATATTCACATCATATCCCATATTTACCACATGCACTTTACTGAAATATATTTATCCTATGCTAGTGCTAAATGGGAGTAGAACTTGACTCAATTGAgctattaaattaaaaaaaacatggtttaTATGCACCTGTGGCACATTCTACAAGATATGAAACTTATGTGCAATCCAGGAAAACAGTACAACCACATGATGGAAAAGTTTCTTAATCCTCAAAGATACAAATAAACAATAAATGAATTGTCGCTGTCATTTTATTGGCAAAATCAATGATTTGTCATGTGATATTAACTAGCCCAATTTTTTACTGGGATTATAGTCCAGTGAAAGTTTTATTTGCTATAATtctatatagtatataatttttttttcatgcagttTCAATACAAAAGTGTTCTAATATCCAATCAATCTATACCATTATAATTAGGACCCCACCCAAATCAGGGTGTAGATCTCTCTTTTCTGAGATTTTATGTAGTACTTTTTAGTCCATGAGAGCTTTCCTGTGCTAATATCCAATCAATCTGCACTATTAAAACAACTGAAAAGTAATAGCATCTATCTTTTGATTAATAACCTATTTTATTGATATAACCGATAGGTCCCATGTGTGACAAAAATTAATATGGAAACTAGCTTGTTTAAAGATGGTTAACATTACTTAGCAACTTGatagaaaatattataatatgtaagaaaagaaagatgtaaaagaaaacaaaatgcgTACCACCGAGGATAGTCACAGTGAACTGTGCCGTTTAATTGTGCCTGTGCAGCATTCCACTCTTCTGATGTCTTGAATGGTATATGAGGAGCAGTGTGATGTACCATCGTAAAGGTGCTCATCTGAAGAGAACAGCTTACaggataaataaaaatatttgcatTATACAAGTTAATCAACAATGCAAAGCGAACAACTTTGAACAAAATTATTATATGTTTAGGTAAGTGCTCCCTTGCTCTGTCAAATTGGCAGAACAAGTATATCAAATTGTGGCTAGTTTAAACAGTGATTTAAAGCGAGTTTATTCCATGTTAGTACTGACGTATGGATGCTTCTGACCCAAAATCATGGGTTCATGAGAAAAAATGGTAAACCAGCATGTACTAGTAAATTGGTGGAGAATGAAATCATATCTGTTGCTAGTTTGTGAACAGTGGAAAGGAACATAATAAGATCTGAAAATATGTAGCTCGACTGCTTACGTACtgctacaaaaaaaaatacaatgataCACTATTCTCCGAAATGTTACCTTGTAATGTAACCAAATACTGTAATAAAAACTAAAACTGAGTCAGATCCATTGCCAGGAGTTGATAATGCACATAGAGGTGATCTGAAGCAATCCAAATATCTTCGGGAATACAAAAgcttaaaatatataaactcttgaactaagaaaaaaaatggtaacaGGGCAACACAGAAGTGGCATATAAGTGTCACTAAAGGTCAGTAGCCTGTCATCTGGTTGGCTCCATGGGTCAGAGCTATATTATATTCAAGGACTAATTATCCAATTAACATGAGTTTCTACTTTCTACTTGCAATATATAGCACCAATATGCTCTAATAGCTAAACATTTCCATGAATTTGGACCATATAAAGCTTAGCAGTAAATGATGTTGACAGaataagaaatattacccaaaaGTGATAAACCATCCATGGCATGAACCAGAACTTGAACCATCCAGCTATTCCTGATTTGAGAATAATCAGTGGCCATCCAATTGCCATGAACGCTAACACAGATGCTAAGCTTATTTTCACCCTTGGGAGTTCATTTGGTCTGAATTTTTTTAGATCAAAGTGCCAAATTAACCTGACAAGCAATCGTAGTGAACAGCAATGATATTGCTTGGAGAAGTTGAAGGAAAATAATTCCTAAAGAAGATGTCCATGTTATATGAAAAGGTGTTCGAAAAAGAAATACCAGTGAGCAATAGACATCCATGGCCTGATAGGACCATAAGCAAATATCATTGCTTTCCTCAGTAAGGAATTTGTTCTGAACTCCTTTGAAAAAACGGGTTGCCATGCAGTATCTTCTATCAACCTGGAGGTTATGCAGGAGGTAAAGATTTGAATGACCAAAGTTCAACCTGGTTGGAACTGTTTTTAAGTCTTTTCATATTATCAAATGGCTTTTAATACATATGAACACAGACTTACAGATAACTCAAAAAAATGTTGATCATGTTgttatgtttgttttatttggaCAATTGTTTCAACACTTGACATGTGAACTATAATTAAAAAAGCGGCAAGTAAAAAACTGTTTTGGTATGCCATATCCCATATGTATTTAAGCATGATGAAGTGCATGAGTGTTCTTACAATGTAATGCATGACCGCACTGGAAAGAGCGTTGTCTGAGATTTGGAGAATATTGGAGATGATAATATAGGGTGGTATGTACATACATGTTTGTCTTGGCATGATGTCTGTCATGCTTAAATCTCCAAGGTTCATAGGGGTATATCAATGGCAAGAAAGCTAGAGTTCCAACAATATCTTCCACCAGCTTATTCCTCGAAAATGATTTGTGGGCACAATCATGACCTATGACAAAGAACTTTACAAAGGCATCAATTAAATAGTGGACAATAGACAAAACAGCAAGCAAGCATGTAGCACATGAAAGGAACACAAACTTATATAAGCTTAcaaagggaggggagggttcTTACCCCCGTAACTGCTGTACCAGTCCATGCCCAGGCTAAGGGAAGAAGATACCAGGGAGCTTTTGATATCAAGAAAATACCAAGAGCATAAGAAGTAACTGATATTAAAACAGAAGTCCAAGATTTTAGATCATCGATTTCAAATACCTAGCAGACAAGAAATTTTACATTAGAGGAATTTGTGTATAGGAAGCCACAGCAGCATAGCTGGTGTTGGTAGCTCATATACCTCTTTAGGCAGACTATCCATTACATCTTTAAGAGTAACATTATCTGGCAACTGTTCTCCAATTTGTTTGAATCCATAATCTTCACACATTTGCTTCCGTTTTTCTTCATCATCTAACAAAGGTGGAGTAACAGGCAGAACTGCTGCTTGCAACCTTCCGCTTTGTTTCAATGGTAAAAATTGATGACAACTCTGTCCTTTATATACAGAATCtctcttcaaaaaaaatgtaCCTGGTGAAACATGATAATGTAACATCTAAAGTGCTGAACGGTATTGCCAAATAAGCACGACAGTAATTTAATCAATAGTTTTCATTGCGATATACACCAATGAACACACTATTAAGTAATCGTTTCCATTATTCTTCTAAAATACAACTTAATATAACATCTTTAACATTCCATGCTTCCATGATATATATCATCCAGTCCCGGCAGAGAACACCTAACTGGACCGCACATTGTGGCATGCCGTTTCAGG
The Oryza glaberrima chromosome 8, OglaRS2, whole genome shotgun sequence DNA segment above includes these coding regions:
- the LOC127781876 gene encoding omega-6 fatty acid desaturase, chloroplastic, which produces MATASGVSTPLQLPSTRRVGGCCSRPGSPAPGKNAFPRRAAGGAPAGTFFLKRDSVYKGQSCHQFLPLKQSGRLQAAVLPVTPPLLDDEEKRKQMCEDYGFKQIGEQLPDNVTLKDVMDSLPKEVFEIDDLKSWTSVLISVTSYALGIFLISKAPWYLLPLAWAWTGTAVTGFFVIGHDCAHKSFSRNKLVEDIVGTLAFLPLIYPYEPWRFKHDRHHAKTNMLIEDTAWQPVFSKEFRTNSLLRKAMIFAYGPIRPWMSIAHWLIWHFDLKKFRPNELPRVKISLASVLAFMAIGWPLIILKSGIAGWFKFWFMPWMVYHFWMSTFTMVHHTAPHIPFKTSEEWNAAQAQLNGTVHCDYPRWIEILCHDINVHVPHHISPRIPSYNLRAAYDSIKQNWGKYINEASWNWRLMKTILTKCHVYDKDRYYVPFDEVAPEESQPIKFLKKVMPDYA